One genomic segment of Vibrio quintilis includes these proteins:
- a CDS encoding C40 family peptidase, whose product MLKQDIIEAIQQHALACYPEESCGFIFPDRYAPQRNVSPTPAQHFRISRQAMTEARAEHIVAIAHSHPDGNHFPSLMDMQGQISTGVPWYICNIDQGRVTDFFGWGKPGMTPLTGRPFRHGVTDCYAIIRDYFFRHRRVTLNDYPRSWEWWKSGEDLYEKYFRQEGFSVIESSEVEAGDVFLAAIASRQINHGGVYTGNGLILHQLGNQHGYAPDRLSCRTPVTPWLKHIKYWIRYDG is encoded by the coding sequence ATGCTCAAACAGGACATTATTGAGGCGATACAGCAACACGCGCTGGCCTGTTATCCCGAAGAGAGCTGTGGCTTTATTTTCCCGGACCGTTATGCGCCTCAGCGGAATGTGTCTCCCACACCGGCGCAGCACTTCAGGATCAGCCGCCAGGCGATGACGGAAGCAAGGGCTGAACACATTGTGGCGATTGCGCACTCGCACCCGGACGGCAATCACTTCCCGTCGCTGATGGATATGCAGGGCCAAATCTCGACCGGAGTGCCCTGGTATATCTGCAATATTGATCAAGGCAGGGTGACGGATTTTTTTGGCTGGGGAAAGCCGGGAATGACACCGCTGACCGGCCGGCCTTTCCGGCATGGCGTCACCGATTGTTATGCCATCATCCGCGATTATTTTTTTCGACACCGCCGGGTGACGCTGAATGATTATCCCCGCAGCTGGGAATGGTGGAAATCCGGGGAAGATCTGTATGAGAAGTATTTCCGGCAGGAAGGATTTTCAGTGATTGAATCGTCTGAAGTTGAAGCCGGGGATGTCTTTCTTGCTGCGATCGCCTCCAGACAGATCAATCATGGCGGAGTTTATACCGGTAACGGACTCATTCTGCATCAGCTTGGTAACCAGCATGGTTACGCGCCTGATCGTCTGAGTTGTCGTACACCGGTGACTCCTTGGTTAAAACATATCAAATACTGGATTCGTTACGATGGTTGA